A single genomic interval of Nonomuraea rubra harbors:
- a CDS encoding serine/threonine-protein kinase: protein MLGPGSSLNDRYVLGARIGGGGMGEVWRADDTVLGRTVAVKVLMPALSEDPTFAQRFQNEARAMATLTHPGVVDVYDYGICDVAGRRVSFLVMEHIQGESLDRVLRRGPLGVAATMRLIAEVADALAAAHAQGIVHRDVKPANLMVKPGGSVVLTDFGIAHSASAGQLTATGTMLCSAGYCAPEMATSNEVTPAVDVYALGVVAYECLLGHLPFQGDTPIQIIFKHLNSPVPRLPDDVPAGVRQVVERALEKAPEARWRTAPQMAEAARAALTGSAFDGIGSSATFGSPSSAGAQGPSGPSGPHGDSAPGSAPGAGTLGLAGLAGAPPGGETSFGGMSSGSKTPAGGVSGAGRTPAGGGKPGVVTAPGGTASSRRRRTLQVVVTMAAAVLVSAAVAGFVWFRPTPQAVREEAPSIPISVSSPADVVPTTPSASSGRKHTAEPTKRGPTPRATRATPVPSPSPTVTTSSPATESPTATPTTSEPEEPTQEPTTPGPEEPTSEPTITAPPGEIQCIRAPCP from the coding sequence GTGCTAGGCCCGGGGTCCTCCCTCAACGACCGCTACGTGCTCGGCGCCCGCATCGGTGGCGGGGGCATGGGCGAGGTGTGGCGTGCCGACGACACGGTCCTCGGGCGTACGGTGGCGGTGAAGGTGCTGATGCCGGCGCTCAGCGAGGACCCCACGTTCGCCCAGCGCTTCCAGAACGAGGCCAGGGCCATGGCCACGCTCACCCACCCCGGCGTGGTCGACGTCTACGACTACGGCATCTGCGACGTCGCGGGCCGGCGCGTGAGCTTCCTGGTCATGGAGCACATCCAGGGCGAATCGCTCGACCGCGTGCTGCGGCGCGGGCCGCTCGGGGTCGCGGCCACCATGCGGCTGATCGCCGAGGTCGCCGACGCGCTGGCGGCCGCGCACGCGCAGGGCATCGTGCACCGCGACGTCAAACCGGCCAATCTCATGGTCAAGCCCGGCGGCAGCGTGGTGCTCACCGACTTCGGCATCGCCCACTCGGCCTCCGCCGGCCAGCTCACGGCCACCGGGACGATGCTCTGCTCGGCCGGCTACTGCGCGCCCGAGATGGCCACCTCCAACGAGGTGACGCCCGCGGTCGACGTGTACGCGCTGGGGGTGGTGGCGTACGAATGCCTGCTGGGGCATCTGCCGTTCCAGGGCGACACCCCCATCCAGATCATCTTCAAGCACCTCAACTCACCCGTTCCCCGGCTGCCCGATGACGTGCCCGCCGGCGTGCGGCAGGTGGTGGAGCGGGCCCTGGAGAAGGCGCCAGAGGCGCGGTGGCGGACTGCGCCGCAGATGGCCGAGGCGGCGCGCGCCGCCCTGACCGGTTCCGCCTTCGACGGGATCGGCTCTTCTGCCACCTTCGGGTCGCCTTCCTCGGCCGGTGCGCAGGGGCCGTCGGGCCCGTCGGGTCCGCACGGCGACAGTGCGCCGGGATCGGCTCCCGGGGCCGGCACGCTCGGGCTCGCTGGTCTGGCGGGGGCTCCCCCTGGCGGCGAGACGTCTTTCGGCGGAATGTCCAGCGGCAGCAAGACGCCTGCCGGCGGAGTGTCCGGCGCTGGCAGAACGCCTGCCGGCGGCGGGAAGCCGGGGGTGGTGACCGCGCCTGGCGGGACGGCGTCGTCGCGGCGGCGCCGGACGTTGCAGGTGGTGGTCACCATGGCGGCCGCCGTGCTCGTGTCGGCGGCCGTGGCCGGGTTCGTGTGGTTCCGGCCCACCCCGCAGGCGGTCAGGGAGGAAGCGCCGTCCATCCCGATCAGCGTCAGCAGCCCGGCGGACGTCGTCCCCACCACGCCGTCGGCAAGCAGCGGCAGGAAGCACACGGCAGAGCCGACCAAACGCGGGCCCACCCCCCGGGCGACGCGGGCGACGCCCGTGCCCTCCCCCAGCCCGACGGTCACCACGTCCAGCCCGGCGACCGAGAGCCCCACGGCCACGCCCACCACGTCCGAGCCGGAAGAGCCGACGCAGGAGCCCACCACGCCGGGCCCCGAGGAGCCGACGTCCGAGCCGACGATCACGGCCCCGCCCGGCGAGATCCAGTGCATCCGCGCCCCTTGCCCGTGA
- the pepN gene encoding aminopeptidase N — translation MAGNLTREEARERARLLKVESYEVALDLTEGEERFESVTTVRFTSASPGASTFIDLHGANVRKVTLNGTDLDVSAYDADKGRFPITSLAASNELVVDADCTYMRTGEGLHRFVDPVDQKVYLYTQFETADAHRMYACFDQPDLKATFQLTVLAPAGWEVVSNSAATGVEELPEQAGKHGTIQAARRWEFAPTPVISTYITSLVAGHYHKVTSEHDGIPLGIYCRSSLAEHLDADNILEVTRQGFDFFHRVFGVRYPFGKYDQLFVPEFNAGAMENAGCVTFLEDYVFRSRVTDAVVERRAETILHEMAHMWFGDLVTMRWWDDLWLNESFATYMSVLAQAEATRWNRAWTTFANVEKSWAYRQDQLPSTHPIAADIPDMQAVEVNFDGITYAKGASVLKQLVAYVGLDNFLAGVRDYFAEHAWGNTELEDLLNALERTSGRDLSSWSKEWLETSWVNTLRPEFEVSGGRFTSFDVVQEAPVEHPTLRSHRIAIGLYSLADGKLTRTRRVELDVVGARTSVSQLIGEEQPDLVLLNDDDLTYAKVRLDEDSLRTLVDGGINAFTESLPRALCWTAAWDMTRDGEMSTRDYVKLVVSGVATVSDITVLQTVLRQARLAVQQYADPAWRAEGLSLLATELRALLGSAEPGSDQQLSFLQAFSAVATSEEDLDVLQAVLDGTSVPEGVAVDADLRWTLVQALVSGGRLAEDGIQAELERDPTAKGERSAAMCRASIPTAEAKQAAWAQIVGGELANAVARAMIGGFQDPHHPELLVPYREKYFAEVGRIYQEWTFDQASTFAVGCFPALLIEPTTVRSAHDFLSTAQPPQALRRLILEGADGVRRALRNRETDAASA, via the coding sequence TTGGCAGGCAACCTGACCCGGGAAGAGGCTCGTGAGCGCGCCCGGCTGTTGAAGGTCGAGTCGTACGAAGTCGCACTCGACCTGACGGAGGGAGAGGAACGCTTCGAGAGCGTCACCACGGTCCGCTTCACCAGCGCCAGCCCGGGGGCGTCCACCTTCATCGACCTCCACGGCGCGAACGTCCGCAAGGTCACGCTCAACGGCACCGACCTCGACGTGTCGGCCTACGACGCCGACAAGGGCCGCTTCCCGATCACCTCCCTCGCCGCGTCCAACGAGCTGGTCGTGGACGCCGACTGCACCTACATGCGCACCGGCGAGGGGCTGCACCGCTTCGTCGACCCCGTGGACCAGAAGGTCTACCTGTACACCCAGTTCGAGACGGCCGACGCGCACCGCATGTACGCCTGCTTCGACCAGCCCGACCTCAAGGCCACCTTCCAGCTCACGGTGCTGGCCCCGGCCGGCTGGGAGGTCGTCTCCAACTCCGCCGCCACCGGCGTCGAGGAGCTGCCCGAGCAGGCGGGCAAGCACGGCACGATCCAGGCGGCCAGGCGGTGGGAGTTCGCCCCCACCCCGGTCATCTCCACTTACATCACCTCGCTGGTAGCAGGTCATTACCACAAGGTGACCTCCGAGCACGACGGCATCCCGCTCGGCATCTACTGCCGCTCGTCTCTGGCCGAGCACCTCGACGCCGACAACATCCTCGAGGTCACCCGCCAGGGCTTCGACTTCTTCCACCGCGTGTTCGGCGTTCGCTACCCGTTCGGCAAGTACGATCAGCTCTTCGTGCCCGAGTTCAACGCCGGCGCGATGGAGAACGCGGGCTGCGTGACGTTCCTGGAGGACTACGTCTTCCGCTCCCGCGTCACCGACGCCGTCGTCGAGCGCCGCGCCGAGACGATCCTGCACGAGATGGCGCACATGTGGTTCGGCGACCTCGTCACCATGCGCTGGTGGGACGACCTGTGGCTGAACGAGTCGTTCGCCACCTACATGTCCGTGCTCGCCCAGGCCGAGGCCACCCGGTGGAACAGGGCGTGGACCACGTTCGCGAACGTGGAGAAGTCCTGGGCCTACCGCCAGGACCAGCTCCCCTCCACCCACCCCATCGCCGCCGACATCCCCGACATGCAGGCGGTCGAGGTCAACTTCGACGGCATCACGTACGCCAAGGGCGCCTCGGTGCTCAAGCAGCTCGTGGCCTACGTCGGCCTGGACAACTTCCTGGCCGGCGTGCGCGACTACTTCGCCGAGCACGCATGGGGCAACACCGAGCTCGAGGACCTGCTCAACGCCCTGGAACGGACCTCGGGCCGCGACCTGTCCTCCTGGTCCAAGGAGTGGCTGGAGACCTCCTGGGTCAACACGCTGCGTCCCGAGTTCGAGGTTTCGGGGGGCCGTTTCACCAGCTTCGACGTGGTGCAGGAGGCGCCGGTCGAGCACCCGACGCTGCGCTCGCACCGCATCGCGATCGGCCTGTACTCGCTGGCCGACGGCAAGCTGACCCGGACCAGGCGGGTGGAGCTGGACGTGGTGGGCGCCCGTACGAGCGTGAGCCAGCTCATCGGCGAGGAGCAGCCCGACCTGGTGCTGCTCAACGACGACGACCTCACCTACGCCAAGGTCCGCCTCGACGAGGACTCGCTGCGGACGCTGGTGGACGGCGGCATCAACGCGTTCACCGAGTCCCTGCCGCGCGCCCTGTGCTGGACGGCGGCCTGGGACATGACCCGCGACGGCGAGATGTCCACCCGCGACTACGTCAAGCTGGTCGTCTCCGGAGTGGCCACGGTCAGCGACATCACCGTCCTGCAGACCGTGCTGCGGCAGGCACGCCTGGCCGTGCAGCAGTACGCCGACCCCGCCTGGCGGGCCGAGGGCCTGTCCTTGCTGGCCACCGAGCTGCGCGCGCTGCTCGGCTCGGCCGAGCCCGGCTCCGACCAGCAGCTGTCGTTCCTCCAGGCGTTCTCGGCCGTGGCCACCTCCGAGGAGGACCTGGACGTGCTGCAGGCCGTCCTCGACGGCACCTCGGTGCCCGAAGGGGTGGCCGTGGACGCCGACCTGCGCTGGACGCTCGTGCAGGCGCTCGTCTCCGGCGGTCGCCTGGCCGAGGACGGCATCCAGGCCGAGCTGGAGCGGGACCCTACGGCGAAGGGTGAGCGCTCGGCCGCGATGTGCCGGGCCTCGATCCCGACCGCCGAGGCCAAGCAGGCCGCGTGGGCGCAGATCGTCGGCGGAGAGCTGGCCAACGCCGTCGCCCGCGCCATGATCGGCGGCTTCCAGGACCCGCACCATCCCGAGCTGCTGGTGCCGTACCGGGAGAAGTACTTCGCCGAGGTGGGGCGGATCTACCAGGAGTGGACGTTCGACCAGGCCTCGACGTTCGCGGTCGGGTGCTTCCCCGCGCTGCTCATCGAGCCCACCACGGTGCGGTCGGCGCACGACTTCCTGTCCACCGCGCAGCCGCCGCAGGCGCTGCGCCGGCTGATCCTGGAAGGCGCCGACGGCGTCCGCCGCGCCCTGCGCAACAGGGAGACGGACGCCGCCTCCGCCTGA
- a CDS encoding disulfide bond formation protein DsbA has product MTEKIPVDLWFDPSCPFAWVTSRWLLEVEKVRPIEPRWRMMSLYFLNEEKDVPADYLERAAKAMGSIRTVAAAAAKHGEQVVGPLYTGLGTRLHNQGIKDPERLREVIEGALDDAGLERSLAEAMHSEEYDAAIRASHDEGIGLVGQEVGTPIIRVGENAFFGPVITKILRGEDAGRLWDGVLMVTQYDDFFELKRTRTKRPQFD; this is encoded by the coding sequence ATGACTGAGAAGATTCCCGTGGACCTGTGGTTCGACCCCTCCTGTCCGTTCGCGTGGGTGACCTCGCGCTGGCTGCTGGAGGTGGAGAAGGTCCGCCCCATCGAGCCGCGCTGGCGGATGATGTCGCTCTACTTCCTCAACGAGGAGAAGGACGTCCCCGCGGACTACCTCGAACGGGCCGCCAAGGCCATGGGGTCCATCAGGACGGTCGCCGCGGCCGCCGCCAAGCACGGCGAGCAGGTCGTCGGCCCCCTCTACACCGGGCTCGGCACCCGTCTGCACAACCAGGGCATCAAGGACCCCGAGCGCCTGCGCGAGGTCATCGAGGGCGCCCTGGACGACGCGGGCCTCGAGCGGAGCCTGGCCGAGGCCATGCACTCCGAGGAGTACGACGCCGCCATCCGCGCCTCCCACGACGAGGGCATCGGCCTCGTCGGCCAGGAGGTCGGCACCCCGATCATCCGCGTCGGCGAGAACGCCTTCTTCGGGCCCGTGATCACCAAGATCCTCCGGGGCGAGGACGCGGGCAGGCTCTGGGACGGCGTGCTCATGGTCACCCAGTACGACGACTTCTTCGAGCTGAAGCGCACCCGCACCAAGCGCCCGCAGTTCGACTGA
- a CDS encoding aldehyde dehydrogenase family protein — MRQLYIGGSWTASASDEPIEVVNPATEEIIDRVPAGSPDDVEAAAAAARKAFPEWSRAAPGERGKLLAHAADLLKQRSDEIARTIATDMGAPLGFALKVQTLMPAAVLASFAQLAESHPRESRVGNSLVVKEPIGVVAAITPWNYPLHQIVCKVAPALAAGCTVVLKPSEVAPLAAYALAGIFAEVGLPPGVFNLVSGRGPVVGEAMATHPEVDMVSFTGSTAAGRRVAALAAESVKRVALELGGKSANIILPDADLALAVKVGVANCFVNAGQTCSAWSRMIVQRDQYDEAVHLAVQAARGYRVGDPFDESTKIGPLVSAAQRDRVIRYVNRGQEEGARLVAGGTERPHERGYYVEPTVFAAVEPGMTIEQEEIFGPVLSLIPYTTEENAVEIANDTKYGLAGAVWAGTEEHAVGVARRLRTGQVSINGGRFNPLAPFGGYKQSGVGRELGEHGLEEYLEVKSLQL, encoded by the coding sequence ATGCGTCAGCTGTACATCGGCGGCTCCTGGACCGCTTCGGCGTCGGACGAGCCCATCGAGGTCGTCAACCCGGCCACTGAGGAGATCATCGACCGGGTGCCCGCGGGCTCTCCCGACGACGTCGAGGCGGCCGCGGCAGCGGCCAGAAAGGCCTTCCCGGAATGGTCGCGGGCGGCCCCCGGCGAGCGCGGCAAGCTCCTCGCCCATGCGGCCGACCTGCTGAAACAGCGCTCCGACGAGATAGCCAGGACGATCGCCACCGACATGGGGGCGCCGCTCGGCTTCGCGCTCAAGGTGCAGACGCTCATGCCCGCGGCCGTCCTGGCCTCCTTCGCCCAGCTCGCCGAGAGCCACCCGCGCGAGTCCCGCGTGGGCAACTCCCTGGTGGTCAAGGAGCCCATCGGCGTCGTCGCCGCGATCACGCCGTGGAACTATCCGCTGCACCAGATCGTGTGCAAGGTCGCGCCCGCGCTCGCCGCCGGGTGCACGGTGGTGCTCAAGCCGAGCGAGGTGGCGCCGCTGGCCGCGTACGCGCTGGCCGGGATCTTCGCCGAGGTGGGCCTGCCGCCGGGCGTGTTCAACCTGGTCAGCGGCCGGGGCCCGGTCGTGGGCGAGGCCATGGCCACCCATCCCGAGGTGGACATGGTCTCCTTCACCGGCTCCACCGCCGCGGGCCGCAGGGTGGCCGCGCTGGCCGCCGAGTCCGTCAAGCGGGTCGCGCTGGAGCTGGGCGGCAAGTCCGCCAACATCATCCTGCCCGACGCCGACCTGGCGCTGGCCGTCAAGGTCGGGGTGGCCAACTGCTTCGTCAACGCGGGCCAGACCTGCTCGGCGTGGAGCCGCATGATCGTCCAGCGCGACCAGTACGACGAGGCCGTGCACCTGGCCGTCCAGGCCGCGCGCGGCTACCGGGTCGGCGACCCCTTCGACGAGTCCACCAAGATCGGCCCTCTGGTCTCCGCGGCGCAGCGCGACCGCGTGATCCGCTACGTCAACCGCGGCCAGGAGGAGGGCGCCAGGCTCGTGGCGGGCGGCACCGAGCGGCCGCACGAGCGCGGCTACTACGTCGAGCCCACGGTGTTCGCGGCCGTGGAGCCGGGGATGACGATCGAGCAGGAGGAGATCTTCGGCCCGGTGCTGTCGCTGATCCCGTACACGACCGAGGAGAACGCGGTCGAGATCGCCAACGACACCAAATACGGCCTGGCCGGCGCCGTCTGGGCGGGCACCGAGGAGCACGCGGTCGGGGTCGCCCGCCGGCTGCGCACGGGGCAGGTGTCGATCAACGGCGGCCGGTTCAACCCGCTGGCGCCGTTCGGCGGTTACAAGCAGTCGGGCGTGGGCCGCGAGCTGGGCGAGCACGGGCTGGAGGAGTACCTCGAGGTCAAGTCGCTGCAGCTGTAG
- a CDS encoding SDR family NAD(P)-dependent oxidoreductase produces MSVLSGKGAVVTGGSRGIGKAVVERLTSDGAEVVFCYQSSDEAAQQVAKETGAHAVRADLGSREDLERLFAEAEARLPGVDILVNNAATDQPKKLITDLTDEEYERAFAVNTRAVFLSLQWAGRVMRDGGRIVNISSLNTQVPAPTLALYCGSKGAMEQFTKVAARELGPRGITVNTVSSGATDTDMLRNANPPEVLEQTPAMTALQRLGRPDDLAAVVAFLAGPDGRWVTGQNVLATGGLFI; encoded by the coding sequence ATGAGCGTACTTTCCGGAAAGGGCGCAGTGGTTACCGGAGGCTCCCGGGGCATCGGCAAGGCCGTCGTGGAGCGACTGACCAGCGACGGCGCGGAAGTCGTCTTCTGTTACCAGAGCTCGGACGAGGCCGCCCAGCAGGTGGCCAAGGAGACCGGGGCGCACGCCGTACGCGCCGACCTCGGCAGCAGGGAAGACCTGGAGCGGCTGTTCGCCGAGGCGGAGGCCCGGCTGCCCGGGGTGGACATCCTCGTCAACAACGCCGCCACCGACCAGCCGAAGAAGCTCATCACCGACCTCACCGACGAGGAGTACGAGCGGGCGTTCGCGGTGAACACCAGGGCCGTCTTCCTGTCCCTGCAGTGGGCCGGCCGGGTGATGCGCGACGGCGGGCGCATCGTCAACATCTCGTCGCTGAACACGCAGGTGCCCGCGCCGACGCTGGCGCTCTACTGCGGCTCCAAGGGCGCGATGGAGCAGTTCACGAAGGTGGCGGCGCGGGAGCTGGGCCCGCGCGGGATCACCGTCAACACCGTCTCCTCCGGCGCCACCGACACCGACATGCTGCGCAACGCCAACCCGCCCGAGGTGCTGGAGCAGACACCCGCCATGACCGCGCTGCAACGGCTGGGCAGGCCCGACGACCTCGCCGCGGTGGTCGCGTTCCTCGCCGGGCCCGACGGGCGGTGGGTCACCGGGCAGAACGTGCTGGCGACCGGGGGCCTGTTCATCTAG
- the def gene encoding peptide deformylase, with protein sequence MREIRVIGDPVLRTPAEPVTDFDRELRRLIDDMFQAMYAVNGVGLAGPQIGVSRRLFVYDIAGRKGHVVNPLLTVDDPEDVLDEEGCLSVPDRRTRQPIYATVARAAGVTVEGLDRLQRPVRVKARGSLARCFQHETEHLDGKLYVDRLPRNEAREIMLKA encoded by the coding sequence ATGCGAGAGATCCGCGTCATCGGCGATCCCGTCCTGCGCACGCCCGCAGAGCCCGTGACGGACTTCGACCGGGAGCTGCGCCGGCTGATCGACGACATGTTCCAGGCCATGTACGCCGTCAACGGCGTCGGCCTCGCGGGCCCGCAGATCGGCGTGTCGCGGCGGCTGTTCGTCTACGACATCGCCGGGCGCAAGGGGCACGTGGTCAACCCGCTGCTGACCGTGGACGACCCCGAGGACGTGCTCGACGAGGAGGGCTGCCTGTCCGTGCCCGACCGCCGGACCCGCCAGCCGATCTACGCCACGGTCGCCCGCGCCGCCGGCGTGACCGTCGAGGGCCTGGACCGGCTTCAGCGTCCCGTACGCGTCAAGGCCCGCGGCTCGCTGGCCCGGTGCTTCCAGCACGAGACCGAGCACCTCGACGGCAAGCTGTACGTCGATCGCCTGCCGCGGAACGAAGCCCGGGAGATCATGCTCAAGGCATAG
- a CDS encoding ribose-5-phosphate isomerase, with the protein MRVYIGADHAGYELKNHLVSWLKDHGHEVTDCGPFVYDAEDDYPAFVLRAAEGVAGDPGSLGVVIGGSGNGEQIAANKVRGIRAALAWSEETASLAREHNNANVVSVGARMHSLDESTRFVEVFLGTSFSGSERHSRRIAQLTTYETIGQLPSLP; encoded by the coding sequence GTGCGTGTCTACATCGGTGCCGACCATGCCGGCTATGAGCTCAAGAACCACCTGGTGTCCTGGCTGAAGGACCACGGGCACGAGGTGACCGACTGCGGTCCCTTCGTCTACGACGCCGAGGACGACTATCCGGCGTTCGTCCTGCGGGCGGCCGAGGGCGTCGCGGGCGACCCCGGCAGCCTCGGGGTGGTCATCGGAGGATCGGGCAACGGCGAGCAGATCGCCGCCAACAAGGTGCGCGGCATCCGCGCGGCCCTGGCGTGGAGCGAGGAGACGGCCAGCCTGGCCCGCGAGCACAACAACGCCAACGTCGTCAGCGTCGGCGCCCGCATGCACTCCCTCGACGAGTCCACCCGGTTCGTGGAGGTGTTCCTGGGCACGTCGTTCTCCGGCAGCGAGCGCCACAGCAGGCGCATCGCGCAGCTGACCACGTACGAGACGATCGGCCAGCTGCCCTCGCTGCCGTAG
- a CDS encoding GNAT family N-acetyltransferase has translation MTYPIRPIDEAEWPAFSRVNEEAFGWMPHPKQAERFKAQTEFGRTLAAFDGEQIVGVTGIFSLPMTVPGGRLPVAGVTAVSVLASHRRRGVLSSLMRRQLADIRERGESVAALYASESLIYGRYGYGRAAAELALKVDTRHSAFVPGAPQDPSLRLRVARPADVRPELEKLFASIVPHRPGRYERKPEFWTAVLADEEYDQRGNGPLRSILAEDDHGVRGYALFRIKPSWDETAIPDGTLKLQELEAADPAAYALLWRSVLDRDLVSTVEAGRPVDDPLIALVADQRRLRARWFDELWVRVVQVDKALTGRAYSAPVDVVIEVEDDVCPWNARRWRLTADLTGAECKPVDEEPDVTLPVAALGSAYLGDGTLGEQLGAGLLREHSSGAVRRLATAMSWSPKPWAGLTF, from the coding sequence ATGACGTATCCCATCCGCCCGATTGACGAGGCCGAGTGGCCGGCGTTCTCCAGGGTGAACGAAGAGGCGTTCGGCTGGATGCCCCACCCCAAGCAGGCCGAGCGGTTCAAGGCGCAGACCGAGTTCGGCCGGACCCTCGCCGCCTTCGACGGCGAGCAGATCGTGGGAGTCACCGGCATCTTCAGCCTCCCGATGACGGTGCCCGGCGGGCGGCTGCCCGTCGCGGGCGTGACCGCCGTCAGCGTGCTGGCCTCGCACCGCCGCCGCGGCGTGCTGTCGTCGCTGATGCGCAGGCAGCTCGCCGACATCCGCGAGCGCGGCGAGTCCGTGGCCGCGCTCTACGCCTCCGAGTCGCTCATCTACGGCCGGTACGGCTACGGCAGGGCGGCCGCGGAGCTGGCGCTCAAGGTCGACACCCGCCACTCGGCGTTCGTCCCCGGCGCGCCGCAGGACCCCTCGCTCCGGCTCAGGGTCGCCAGGCCCGCCGACGTGCGTCCGGAGCTGGAGAAGCTGTTCGCCTCGATCGTCCCGCACCGGCCCGGCCGGTACGAGCGCAAGCCCGAGTTCTGGACGGCGGTGCTGGCCGACGAGGAGTACGACCAGCGCGGCAACGGGCCGCTGCGCTCGATCCTGGCCGAGGACGACCACGGCGTGCGCGGCTACGCCCTGTTCCGCATCAAGCCGTCCTGGGACGAGACGGCCATCCCCGACGGGACCCTGAAGCTGCAGGAGCTGGAGGCCGCCGACCCCGCGGCGTACGCGCTGCTCTGGCGCAGCGTGCTGGACCGCGACCTGGTCTCCACGGTCGAGGCCGGCAGGCCGGTGGACGACCCGCTGATCGCGCTGGTGGCCGACCAGCGCCGGCTGCGCGCGCGGTGGTTCGACGAGCTGTGGGTTCGCGTGGTCCAGGTCGACAAGGCGCTGACCGGGCGGGCGTACTCGGCGCCGGTGGACGTCGTGATCGAGGTCGAGGACGACGTGTGCCCGTGGAACGCCCGCCGCTGGCGGCTCACCGCCGACCTGACGGGCGCCGAGTGCAAGCCGGTGGACGAGGAGCCGGACGTGACGCTGCCGGTGGCCGCGCTCGGGTCGGCGTACCTGGGTGACGGCACGCTGGGCGAGCAGCTCGGCGCGGGCCTGCTGCGCGAGCACTCCTCCGGTGCCGTACGCAGGCTGGCCACCGCCATGTCGTGGAGCCCGAAGCCGTGGGCCGGGCTGACCTTCTGA
- a CDS encoding PP2C family protein-serine/threonine phosphatase: MSSRPAPLIPPRVRAALVRVPGLVPVVRFVRRMLARDRNLLGTLVVVALVIGFLAAEVSNEWFSPSLLILVTLVGGLQLRLASLVKLLVGVGVALAYVAANLGAGRVGLGLTVTIVFTAVLAVLMARTRGKLGVQGLRGDAMLLELRDRLRSQGELPPLPKDWGGKVVLKQAGGSSFGGDFLVSMRDGDSVEIALVDVSGKGVDAGTRALLLSGTFGGLLGSVDDFLPACNAYLHRQRGDEGFVTAVHVRLDLATGDYTITSAGHPPVVKFDAGTGNWQVASAKGVVLGVVPDLHCEPDSGTLRKGDALLLFTDGLIEQPGRDIDAGLDRLLGEAERLLPSGFRDGARALVNAMASGHNDDCALVLIWRP, from the coding sequence ATGAGTTCCCGACCGGCGCCGCTGATCCCGCCACGGGTCCGTGCGGCCCTGGTGCGGGTGCCTGGTCTGGTGCCTGTCGTGCGGTTCGTCCGGCGGATGCTGGCCCGCGACCGCAACCTGCTCGGCACGCTGGTCGTGGTGGCGCTCGTCATCGGGTTCCTCGCGGCCGAGGTCTCCAACGAGTGGTTCTCGCCGTCCCTGCTCATCCTGGTCACCCTCGTCGGCGGGCTCCAGCTCCGGCTGGCCAGCCTGGTCAAGCTGCTGGTGGGGGTCGGGGTCGCGCTGGCGTACGTCGCCGCCAACCTCGGCGCGGGCCGGGTGGGGCTGGGGCTGACCGTGACCATCGTGTTCACCGCCGTGCTCGCCGTGCTCATGGCGCGTACCAGGGGCAAGCTGGGCGTGCAGGGCCTGCGCGGCGACGCCATGCTGCTGGAGCTGCGCGACCGGCTCAGGAGCCAGGGCGAGCTGCCGCCGCTGCCCAAGGACTGGGGCGGCAAGGTGGTGCTCAAGCAGGCGGGCGGGTCGTCGTTCGGCGGCGACTTCCTGGTGTCCATGCGCGACGGCGACTCCGTCGAGATCGCCCTGGTCGACGTGTCGGGCAAGGGCGTCGACGCGGGCACCAGGGCGCTGCTGCTGTCGGGCACGTTCGGCGGGTTGCTGGGCTCGGTCGACGACTTCCTGCCCGCGTGCAACGCCTACCTGCACAGGCAGCGGGGCGACGAGGGGTTCGTCACCGCGGTGCACGTGCGCCTCGACCTGGCCACGGGCGACTACACGATCACCTCGGCCGGGCATCCGCCGGTGGTCAAGTTCGACGCGGGCACCGGCAACTGGCAGGTGGCCTCGGCCAAGGGCGTGGTCCTCGGCGTGGTGCCCGACCTGCACTGCGAGCCCGACAGCGGCACCCTGCGCAAGGGCGACGCGCTGCTGCTGTTCACCGACGGGCTGATCGAGCAGCCGGGGCGCGACATCGACGCCGGCCTCGACCGGCTGCTCGGCGAGGCGGAGCGGCTGCTGCCCTCCGGCTTCCGCGACGGCGCCAGGGCGCTGGTCAACGCCATGGCCTCCGGGCACAACGACGACTGCGCGCTGGTGCTCATCTGGCGCCCGTGA
- a CDS encoding response regulator transcription factor: protein MIRILIAEHLPLVRRGLHATLGAEPDLRVVAEAVRAEEVVRAALSSEADVAVVDLDLPGPAVTGDLAEHVPRCGLLILSAAPNPGQVREALAGPALGFMSLCVPPERLAEGVRQVAAGRQAIEAELAVAALQCASNPLTRRELDVLRIAAGGARSTEIADELFLSVGTVRNHLSRIMCKTGARNRLDAVRIASDSGWL from the coding sequence TTGATCCGCATACTGATAGCCGAGCATCTGCCGTTGGTGCGCCGTGGCCTGCACGCCACCCTCGGAGCCGAGCCCGACCTGCGGGTGGTCGCCGAGGCCGTACGCGCGGAGGAGGTGGTGCGAGCCGCGTTGTCGTCCGAGGCCGACGTGGCCGTGGTCGATCTCGACCTGCCCGGGCCGGCCGTGACCGGCGACCTGGCCGAGCACGTGCCCCGGTGCGGGTTGCTGATCCTGTCGGCCGCGCCCAACCCCGGCCAGGTACGCGAGGCGCTGGCCGGGCCCGCGCTGGGGTTCATGAGCCTGTGCGTGCCGCCCGAGCGGCTGGCCGAGGGGGTGCGCCAGGTCGCGGCGGGGCGGCAGGCCATCGAGGCGGAGCTGGCCGTGGCCGCGCTGCAGTGCGCGTCCAACCCGCTGACCAGGCGGGAGCTGGACGTGTTGCGGATCGCGGCGGGCGGGGCGCGCTCGACGGAGATCGCCGACGAGCTGTTCCTGTCGGTGGGCACGGTGCGCAACCATCTGTCGCGCATCATGTGCAAGACGGGCGCGCGCAACCGGCTGGACGCCGTACGCATCGCCAGCGACAGCGGCTGGTTGTGA